The genomic DNA CCCGGAGGCGGAAGACATGGCCGCGGGTGGCCAGTTCCACCGTGCCGGCCTCGGTGGACGGCAGTTTCACCCGCAGGGCCCGCTCCCCCCATGGCACGGGTGAGGACGGAACGTCTGGCGCATCCGTCGGTTCCGGGAAGTAGGCCCTGAGCAGCTCCAGCGCGCTGTCTTCCGTGGGTGAGGCGCGCCACTCCGCCACGGCCGCCTCTCGCGAGTCGCTGGCCACCACCCAGTCCTGGCGCCTTCCCAGATTGACGGCGGCGGTGTCCTCCGGACCCGGGCGCGAGTCGCAGCTCAGCACCATGCACAGCAGCGGCACCAGCCACCGCGCCGAGAACGAAACAGGCCGTACGCTCCCCGAGACATTCCAGCTCATCTTGCTTTCCGTCCCTCTTGCGGTGACACGACACCCCATCGCGCGAGCCGCTTCCTCGCGCGGATTGCCACACGCCGGAGTGCATTAACTTTGTCTGAAATGCGAAAGTCAATGAAGCTCGGGTTTCCTGCCCTACCGGTCCTGTCGGGCGCCCCAGGAGACAAAGAGCCAGGCAGCCACGAGGCTCGGGTGGCGTTTTTCTGGAAGCAATGAGCGGATAACCGGAAGCCAGCGCCTGCGTCCCATGATATTCACACGGGAGGGGCGCAAGAGTCGTCACTCAATGCTGCTCAACCGGCTGCCTCACCGAGCAGCCAGGAGAGGAACGAACATGGCTACTGACAACCCTATCTTGGAACGGAAGCTCAAGGCATTCTTCAGCCTCCTGGATTCGGACAAGAACGGCGTGCTCAAGTGGAACGACATCCTTCGCCCCGCCGAGAGAGCGCGCCAGGAGCTCGGATGGACGAAGGAAGACACGCGCTTTGTCAAGCTCGTGCAGGAGCTGCGGGCAGGCTGGGACCGGGTCCTCCAAGTCCAAGACCTCGATCACAACGGAAGCATCTCGTATGATGAGTACGTCCGCTTCGTCTTCAGAATGGGCCTTGAGTGGACCGCCAACGGCGCACTCCCTGCGTGGGCAGTCGAGCTCTCCAACAACTTCCAGCGCGCCCTCGATCTGAACAGCGATGGTACGTATACAGCGAATGAGTATGCGATCTATCTCCGCGCGATCGGCTCGGATGCCGACGCCAAGAGCGCCTTCGCGAAGCTCGACCTCAATAAGAACGGCAAGCTCACGTATGACGAAGTCCTGGTGCTGGCGAAGCAGTATGCGACCAGCACCGATCCGTCAGCCCCTGGCAACTATCTGCTGACCGGGAAGTACTAGGTAGCCCTGTCAACCCATCTTCGGACAGAGTGACACCAACGAGCTCCTGGCCCTCTGCGTGGCTGGGTTTCAAAGACGAGGACACCGCCCATGCTGATGCCCAGGTGGCTCGATGCCGCGGGGTTCGTAGACCCAGAGCTCCGGCGCTGCTTCATCGCGGCTGGCCGCCGCCTGGGCGCGGAGTCCTCGCCGCAATTGGCTGATTTCGGACGCTGGGCCGGCCTCATTCCTGCCGCGCTGCGCCCGTATGAGGTCGCCATTGCATCGATGATACGGTCCGCCGATCTCCGCGCCGACTGCGGTGACCCCAAAGAGCGTCTGCGCCGCATCGATGAATACGAAGAGTCGGTGCTGACGGCGATCGCCGCGGGCCACAGCGACGAACCGGTGCTCCACGCGGTGGCGCACACGTTCAACGCCTTCGGCCTGCGCACCTGCTATCTCAAGGAGCTGTTCGGAGCAATGCGGCGCGACGCCGTGTTCACGCCCTTCACCACCCATGACGAGCTGCGGAGGTGGGCGGAGGCTTCGACGGGGGCGGGCTTCATGGTGTTCGGGCCGATGTTCGGCTCTTCCGGCACGCTCGCGGAGATCGAGCCCAAGGTGCGAGCGATGGGCGCGGCGATGCAGCTCGCCGACAACCTCCACGACCTCGCGGAGGACCTGCAGAACGGGCGGATGTACCTGCCGCTGGAGGATCTGGAGCGCTTCGGCGTGACGCAGGACGACTTGTTTCAGGGCCGCTGGTCCCCCGCGGTGGCCGAGCTTGTGGCATTCGAGGTCGCCCGTGTGCGGGGGGTGGGCCAGATGGTCGCCGAGCTGCAGCGCTGGACCCCTCCCTCGCTGCATCTGTTCCTGCGTACGGTGGCCCGGGGCATGGAGATGATCCTCGACGAGGTGATGGCGGCTGGCCCGCTGCTCCTGCGCCGCAGCCCGCCGATGCGCCGGTACCGCTGGTTCACCGCGACCTTCCCAGAGGGTGTCCCCGGCGACGTGGCGCGGGGCGAGGTGCAGTCACCCAGCGCGAGGGGATTGAACGGCAGCACCGGCCCCAAGCCGCCCGCGACGCAGCCCGCCCCGGCCGCCATCGCAGCAGAGCTCCAGCACTGGGTGAAGAGTGACGGCACCTGGTTGGGGCTGCTCTGCCGGGATGCCCTGTTCCCCCCAGGCAATCTGTTACGGCCGGTGCTGTGCCTGGAGTCGGCCCTTGCGACCGGCGGGAACCGCGCGGAGGTTCTGCCGTTCGCCGCGGGCCTCGAGTGCCTGCACGCCGCCAGCCTCGTCCACGACCAGCTCCTCGACAAGAGCCCGACGCGCCGCAGCCAGGCGGCGCTCCGGCATCGCTCCGGATTCGAGGACCTGTTGCTGGTGGGCGGCGCGCTCTTTGGAAATGGGTTCCTGGCCATGCTCGGCGCCTGGGAGGACGGCGTCCCGCCGGAGCGGATGTTGCCGGCGCTGCGTACCGGGTGTCGCGCGGTCGAGGCGGCGTGCCGGGCCGCGCTGCTGGAGTCCACGCTGCGCGGCGACCTGTCTGCCGATCCGGAGCTGTGCCTGGAGGTGATCCGCGGCAAGACCGCGGCGTCCATGCAGGCGGCCTGCGCGGCCGGCGGGCTCCTCGCCGGGGCGCCGCCGGCGCAAGTGCAGGCGCTCGGCCGTTACGGCGAGGCGCTGGGCATGGCGCTGCAGCTCCGCGACGAGGTGCTGGCACTGACCAGCGATCCGCACCCGATGGGAAACGGACTCACCAGCGACATCGAAAACCGGCAGCCGCCTTTGCCGGTGCTCCTGGCCCATGCCCTGGCGGGGGACACGGACCGGAGCCGGCTGGCGGAGACCTTTTCCAGCTCCGAGGCTTCGCTGACGGCTCACCGCGAGCTGGGCGCGCGATTGGCCCGGACCGGGGTGCTCGAGGAGGCGGCTCGCCGCGCGCGCGCGCACGCGATTCGCGCCCGCGAGGCCCTGGCCGAGCTGCCGCCGTCGGAGAGTCGGGATCGGCTCGCGGCTCTGGTCACCCGGGTCATGGAGGGCCAGGCCGCGCCGGACGGCATGCCCGCTCGGTTGCGAGATTCCGAAACAGGTTCCCCTGAACGCCTTGCCAAGGAGGGCCCTGCGGCGCCGAGCCTGCTGGCCGCGATCGAGGCGGAGCTGCACAGGTGGGTGAAGCGCGATGGCGACCGGCTTTCGGAGATGTGCTGCGACGCGCTGTTCCCCGCGGGCAAGCTGCTGCGGCCGGTGCTGTGCCTGGCGTCCGCGCTCGTGGTGGGCGGAGCGGTCCGGGAAGTGCTGCCATTCGCGGCTGGAATCGAGTGCATCCACGTCGCCAGCTTGATCCACGACGACCTCCTGGACCAAGACGAGATGCGCCGCGGCCGGGAGTCGCTCCCGCACCGCTACGGCATCGAGGACGCGATGCTGGCGGGCAACGGGCTGCTCGCCAAGGGCGCCCTGGCGATGATCGGCGCGTGGGAGGACGGAGCTGGGGCGGAGCGCCTGCTGGCGGCGCTGCGCGTGGTGGCGCATGCAATGAAGGAGGCGTGCCGGGCCGCGATGCTGGAGTTGATGCTGCGCAATGACCTGTCGATCGACCTGGCGCTGTCTTTGGAGGTGATCCGCGGCAAGACCGCGGTGCTGATGCGGGCGGCGTGCGAGAGCGGCGGCATCCTCGCCGGGGCCGCGTCCGCGCAGGTGCAAGCACTCGGTCGCTACGGGGAAGCTCTGGGCATGGCCTTCCAGATTCGCGATGACCTGCTGCCGTACACCAGCGACACCCGCACCATCGGGAAAGCCATCACCAGCGACGCCAACAACCGGTATCCCACGCTGCCGATTCTGCTGGCGCAGTCCCTCGCGGGTGACTCGGACCGGCGCCGGCTGCGGGAGCTGTTCTCCAGTACCGAGGATGTGCTGGCGATTCACCGCGAGATGAGCGAGCTGCTGTTCCGGACCGGAGCGATCGCGGAAGCGACGCGCCGGGCGCGCGAGTACGCGGCGTGCGCCCACGCGGCCTTGAGCGAGCTGCCGCCGTCCGAGAGCCGGGACCAGCTCGCGGAGCTGGTCACCACGGTTGTTGACCGCAACCGCTGACCCCGCCCGCCACCTGATCGACAAGCTGTGGCCGGAAGACCCAGCGGTTCTGCCCGATATTGAGCGGGCCTCGATCCGGGTCGTACTCACCGACGGGAATGGTCACGTACAGGGTACCCGCGAGGGCCGTGGGGTGGTCCGACTGCTCGTTGAAGCCGTACCCGATGGTCGGCGCGTAGATCGGGTCGGAAATGCCCGTCATGCCGACCTGCTGGCCACCCGTCGCGGCGCTCGTGATGTTCACGTTCGCGGCGGCGAAGATGACATCGATGGGCGCCAGGCCGATGTTGCCGTACTTGAGCAGGTAGGTCCCGCGCATCACCATCGTGGTCTGCGAGGCGATCTGCTGGTCCGACGTGGCCGAGTAGCGCAAGTAGGCGTTGAGCATCAGGGTCTTCGAAGGCAGGTAGATACCAGCCTCGTAGTCCCGCGCATCCGTTTGTGCGAGCGCCCTCTGCGGCAGCAGGAAGAAGAGGGCCAGCACGCAAGAGATCATGAGTGGCATCACGTGACCGCCCTGCTCGAGCCTGGGGGAGTCGTTCATCATGGTTCGGGTATTTCCTTCCTGTGTCCGCGGGTAGCGGGAACTCCAGATGCGCATGAATCATTATCCGAGCTCATGGCGCATTGGAACGACGCAGCCCGACAACCAATGACATGCGAATATTGCCAGGACGCTGGTGTCGCGGCTCCTTCCGTGAGCCGCGCCTTCGGCCGCCGTGGTCCCATTTCGCATAGCGAAATGGGATGTGAATCATGGTCTTGTTTCGCATGGCGAAACGGGTCGTGTTTCAACACCGCTCTGGCTGCCATGACTTGATTTTCCGTCTTTCATCGGTAGTGTATCTGATTGCCTGGGAATGCGGTCTGCCCCCCCAGGCAAAGGGAGAAGGCATGAAAGCGACGGCAGGTTCCAGGATCCTCGTTGCGCTGCTCTTGTCCATGGCGTGGAGTTCCTCCGCACTGGCCCAGAGTCTGACCAGCTTCACGGCGACGTACAGGGGCGGGAGTGGCTCCATCTGTGGCACGACGTACAGCATCATCGGCAGGGAGCCTTTGTCCTCACAGAGCAGATACCCGGTGTTCATCTACACGGTGGGCACCACGGAGGGGTACGATCACGCCTCGGCGATGGCCGCCGTCGAGGAGATGGCGAGCCGTGGCTATGTCGCGGCCACCGTCGAGTATGACAACGCCACCTTTGGCACCTGCTCCACGCTCGAGAGCCGCGCCAGGTGCATCTTCGATTCGACCCGTTCGACCAGCGCCATCAACACGGTCTGTTCGCGCGCCAAGGCGGATTGCTCCAAGGGCGTCGTGGTGGCCGGCTTCAGCCAGGGGTCCATCATGGCCATCCTGGCCAAGAACCATGACAGCCGGGTGCAGGCCGCCTATGGGCTGGGAGCGGGCGTCGCGTACTCCATCTACGATCTTCGCTCCTGCGTCGCCAACGGCAACCGCGCGCTGCCGAGCGACCGTCTCCGGGTCGTGAATGGGGAGAACGACGCGTTCATGGGCTCGACCGAGCTCACCGTGCGCAGCCAGATCCAGGAGATGACGGGGCTGTCGTGCCCGTTGGCGACCTCCTGCTTCCGTAGCAACAACAGTGGCTGGTACATCGTGGAGAATTCCGAGGCCTCGGATGGTATTGCCGACCACTGCTACATGCGGCAGGGAAGCTGCGTCGGCCTCACCCTGGACCAGAAGTGGCGCGCCGGCACCTACGGCTGGTCATTGAGGACCAACCTGAACTGGCTGACGCAGTTCACCCAACCGTAGCCACGAGGGCGGCGTGGGTTCCTCGGTGTTCGCGCGCCTGGAGGAGCCCACGAGGCTCTGGCCGGACTTCGGATTTCGCCAGGCGAAACAGGGTTTCGCCCACTATGCGAAACCAGGCTCCGCCCACGTTGACCCGAAGTGTTTGGGCCTCCTATCGTCCTGATTCCCGTAAATACCAGGACACCAGGACGGCTATGCTCCGTTTCTCCGATCTTCCCGTTCCCCTGAAGGATTCCGCGGCTCCCGACGTGGGGCTCCTGCACGATCCAGACGAGGAAGAGGCCAAGGACCGCCAGTTCGTGACGGCACTGGCGCGCGGGCTCGAGGTGCTCCGTGCGTTCACGCCTCACACCCCGCTGCTCGGGAACCGGGAGCTCGCGGCCAGCACCGGCCTGCCCAAGCCGACCATCTCCCGGCTCACCCATACCCTCACCCGGCTCGGCTATCTCAAATACTCGGAGCGCTTGGGAAAGTATCAGCTCGGCACGGGGGTGCTGTCGCTGGGCTACGCGGCGCTCTCCAGTATGAACGCCCGACAGATGGCCAGGCCCCTGATGCAGGAGATGGCCGACCAGGTCAACGCCATGGTCTCCCTGGGCACTCGGGACCGGCTCAGCATGGTGTACGTCGAGCACTGCCGCTCCAGCTCAGCGGTGACCGTGCGCCTCGACGTCGGCTCACGCATCCCGTTGGCGACCACGGCCATGGGGCGGGCGCTGCTCGCCGCCCTGCCCGAGTTGGAACAACAGGTCATGATGGAGCGCATCGCCAGACAGGATCCGGACCAGTGGCCGCGCCTCCGCGCCGGCATCGAGCAGGCCCTCGAGGAGTACCGGACCCATGGGTTCACGCTCTCCGTTGGCGAGTGGACTTCGGACGTGAATGCCGTGGGCGTCGCTCTCATCCCGCCCGATGGCGGTCACATTCTGGCGTTCAACTGCGGAGGCCCATCGTCCCAGCTGTCTCGCGAGCGGCTCATGAGTGAGATCGGTCCCCGTCTGGTGGACCTCGTCCGCGACGTCAAGGCGGGTCTGCTGCGCCGCTGAGAGGCGCAGCCAGACCAACCGCCCGGAGCAGGTCGGGTGTCCGCTACGCTCTCGGAGAGGACTTCCCGGCGGAATTCCCCCGCCCGCTCGTGGAGCGCTTACGCGCGGTCTTCCCGGCGGCGACGCTCGTCTGGCGACTCACGATTTCCTGCGGCCTTCGTGCCTGGGACGCCTTTGCGCGGTGGACGCTCGAGCCATTCCGGCGTGACTCTCCGTTCCCCATCCTGGTGGCGGCGTCACTCACCGCCTGCTCGGCCATGCGCCGGGCACTCCGAGTCGCGCCGCGCGCCACGTCCTGGGTCTCCTCGAGCACATCGCTGGACACCTTCAGTGCTCGGCCCGGGGCCTCGAACGTCCAACGTTGCGCCTCCGCCCCCACCTCCTTCGCACGCCCGCGTCCTCCTTGGACGAGTTGCCGCACCCACGCAAGGCTCCGCTCCACCAGCTCGGTGACCAGGTCCCGGCTCCGGTCGAATACCGCCACCAGCGGCATCACCAGGTTGCCAGGAGGCTCATCCGGGAGCATCGGGTGCGGGTGCGTCGGCACCGTTCTCTTCGCGAGTGCGAGCGCGTCCGCCATGGCGTTGAGCTCCTCCCGTGCGAACGTCCGGTGCAGGCTGGCGAACAGCCCTTTCTCCTCCTCCTCGATGTGGTGCAGCACGTTCTGCACCAGCACGGTGAACCGGGCATCGAACCGCGGGTCGTCCGGGACCATTCTCTGGAGCGCGGCGAGCTCCCATTTCGCGACTCGATGCTCCTCGAGGGCCTCGTCGATTCGCTCGGTCCACCCCGAGTCGTGGGCCTTCACGGAGGGATAGAAGACCTGCTCCTCGATGGCGGCGTGGATGGAGAGCTCCAGGATGATTCGCCTGGAGAGCTCCTGCTTCTTTCCGAGGTCCCCCCCGTGTTTGAGAGCTTCGTAGCGCTTGAACAGCTTCCGGATGGTCTCGTGGTCGTGCTTGAGAAGAGAGATGGCGTCCATGACCTATCGGTAAGCACCATGACGCGGTGCGCCAGGGCGGTTTACTCGGACGAGTGCTGTCCTCCCTGGCGAGCGCTCGCTGGCTGTCCTTGGCTATTGCCTGGGCAGAGGCAAGACTGGCCCAGATCAGCAGACGGGATACGCAGCCTCGATTCAGGTGCTCGTTCGTGGTGAGTGAAGTGGAATAGGATGAACCTTCAAGATCGGCTGAAAGCGCTCACCGACCTGCTCAGGCCATGGTCCGAGCTCTGGTCACGTTCCATCCTCCAGAATTGGCCGGAGTCCGGAGCCGCTTATCTCGAATCCTGGCTGCCCTACGCTGAATCACTCGACGAAGAGGGCGAAAGGAGGCTGGATGATGGGGAGCTTCCAGGTGAGCCTCCCCGGTCGCTGCATTCGCTCGTGCTCTCTCTTCGCGAACTGACAGCACTGCCCTGGCATGAAGGCATTCAACGTCTGACGACCGCGGACGCGCAGGGACTCAATGCCAAGAAGGCCCATGAGATCGAGAGGGTCCTCGCCCTGCTCGGGCCGAGAACAAAGACGATCCGTCAGGCGGTCGACATCGGTGGCGGCATGGGACATCTCGCTCGTCTCTGTGTCAGGACGTTCGATTGGACCTTCCACAGCATCGATCGTGATGCCGCTTTGCAGGAGAAAGGCCGAGACTGGCTGCGAAGGGCCCGGACCCTGCCGCGGGAGAAGCTGTGTTTCATCCACTCCTCCGTCGAAGACAGGCCGCAGAGCGAGATTGATCCACTCTTTTCCGGTCAGGATCGGGTCTCGATTGGTCTACACACCTGCGGGCCGCTCGCGCTGACGCAGATTCGCAAGAGCCAGAAGGCAGGACTCCTCCTGAACTTTGGTTGCTGCTACGACCAGATGGATGCCGCACGGGACTACCCTGTCTCCCGCTTCGGGAAGGCGCATGCACTTCCCATCACCCGACGTGCCCTGTTCCTGGCGACGCGCGGACGGCACCACAAGACCGAGGCTGAGTTCGCGCTGATGAAGCGCGTCAACGCGCAACGGTTCGCGCTCGATCTCCTGCTGAGGCGGAAGTTTCCCGCTCTCGGTTTCGTGCGGGCGGGGGATGCACCCAAGGCGCTCTATGCCGGGAGTTTCGCCGCCTATGCGCGTGATCGCCTGGAGCGCCTGCAACTCGATGTCGGGATGACGGAAGCCGAGCTGAATTCCTTTGAATTGTCCGCTCGCTCCGAGACGCGGCGCATCTTCCTCTGTCATCTGCTGAGGGATCGCTTCGCGAGGGCCCTGGAGCTCGTGATTCTGCTCGATCGCGCGCTACTCCTCGAGGAGATGGGCTTTCAGGTCGAGCTCCTGCAGGTCTTCGAACCGCGCCTCTCCCCGCGCAACATCGCCCTCATCGCATCGAGGGCAGACTGACCCTGGGTCTTTCACAGTCCCAGAGGATGAGCAACGAGGTCCTCGAGATGACCGTCTCGGGTCGGCTCACGAGCATCCTCGGGCTCACCCTCGCGCAGAGGCACCCCGAATGGCTCCACGCCAATACGCTGGAGCAGGCTGCGGGCTTGCATCCTCGGGTCCCGGCTCGGCCTCCGCGCGAAGGAGGCGCCGTCACATCCGCCAACTCCTCCCTCCATCTGAAAAGGACACCCGACGACAACCCAACCCTGGAGAAGTCATGTTTCACCGAGTCTGGTTGGCAGGCGTGCTCATGGTCACGCCTGTGCTGCAAACGAGCCTCGCTGCCGAGGTCACCACGTGGCGGGAACTCGAGTCCAAGCACGGCGGAGGACCGGGCCTGCGCGCCTGTGTGGCCCAGGCGAAGGAGGATCGCCCAGAGGTCTGGACCTGCATGGGCGGTGAGCTGACGACCGCGCAGGTTGGCGCGGACGGCAAGGCGCAGGTCTCATCGCGCATGATCGCCGAGGACATCCAGGACACGACCCGCGCACAGGAGGGTGGCGCCGACGACTCCTCGACGAGCGCTCCGGAGGGCATGGCGCCGCTGGCAGCCGATGACTACGACTCCTGGTGTGAGAACGGCAGCGTCTGCGCGCGCAAGATTGGCAACCACACCGCGGAAGTGAAAGGCAACGGCGCATACGGCGATGCGCGCGGGGTGATTGGCGCCCTGGACTTCGTCGTCCGCCAGAGCTTCAACGGTCCATACCCAAGGTGGCGCGGCCTGCTGATCTGGGACTACGGGCCCACGATCACCCCCAACTCTTTCTACAACGCCTGCCGGATCAACGTCGTTGGCCCCGACCGGCACTGCGGCATCAACAC from Archangium lipolyticum includes the following:
- a CDS encoding EF-hand domain-containing protein, with protein sequence MATDNPILERKLKAFFSLLDSDKNGVLKWNDILRPAERARQELGWTKEDTRFVKLVQELRAGWDRVLQVQDLDHNGSISYDEYVRFVFRMGLEWTANGALPAWAVELSNNFQRALDLNSDGTYTANEYAIYLRAIGSDADAKSAFAKLDLNKNGKLTYDEVLVLAKQYATSTDPSAPGNYLLTGKY
- a CDS encoding polyprenyl synthetase family protein — translated: MLMPRWLDAAGFVDPELRRCFIAAGRRLGAESSPQLADFGRWAGLIPAALRPYEVAIASMIRSADLRADCGDPKERLRRIDEYEESVLTAIAAGHSDEPVLHAVAHTFNAFGLRTCYLKELFGAMRRDAVFTPFTTHDELRRWAEASTGAGFMVFGPMFGSSGTLAEIEPKVRAMGAAMQLADNLHDLAEDLQNGRMYLPLEDLERFGVTQDDLFQGRWSPAVAELVAFEVARVRGVGQMVAELQRWTPPSLHLFLRTVARGMEMILDEVMAAGPLLLRRSPPMRRYRWFTATFPEGVPGDVARGEVQSPSARGLNGSTGPKPPATQPAPAAIAAELQHWVKSDGTWLGLLCRDALFPPGNLLRPVLCLESALATGGNRAEVLPFAAGLECLHAASLVHDQLLDKSPTRRSQAALRHRSGFEDLLLVGGALFGNGFLAMLGAWEDGVPPERMLPALRTGCRAVEAACRAALLESTLRGDLSADPELCLEVIRGKTAASMQAACAAGGLLAGAPPAQVQALGRYGEALGMALQLRDEVLALTSDPHPMGNGLTSDIENRQPPLPVLLAHALAGDTDRSRLAETFSSSEASLTAHRELGARLARTGVLEEAARRARAHAIRAREALAELPPSESRDRLAALVTRVMEGQAAPDGMPARLRDSETGSPERLAKEGPAAPSLLAAIEAELHRWVKRDGDRLSEMCCDALFPAGKLLRPVLCLASALVVGGAVREVLPFAAGIECIHVASLIHDDLLDQDEMRRGRESLPHRYGIEDAMLAGNGLLAKGALAMIGAWEDGAGAERLLAALRVVAHAMKEACRAAMLELMLRNDLSIDLALSLEVIRGKTAVLMRAACESGGILAGAASAQVQALGRYGEALGMAFQIRDDLLPYTSDTRTIGKAITSDANNRYPTLPILLAQSLAGDSDRRRLRELFSSTEDVLAIHREMSELLFRTGAIAEATRRAREYAACAHAALSELPPSESRDQLAELVTTVVDRNR
- a CDS encoding transporter codes for the protein MMNDSPRLEQGGHVMPLMISCVLALFFLLPQRALAQTDARDYEAGIYLPSKTLMLNAYLRYSATSDQQIASQTTMVMRGTYLLKYGNIGLAPIDVIFAAANVNITSAATGGQQVGMTGISDPIYAPTIGYGFNEQSDHPTALAGTLYVTIPVGEYDPDRGPLNIGQNRWVFRPQLVDQVAGGVSGCGQQPW
- a CDS encoding alpha/beta hydrolase; the encoded protein is MKATAGSRILVALLLSMAWSSSALAQSLTSFTATYRGGSGSICGTTYSIIGREPLSSQSRYPVFIYTVGTTEGYDHASAMAAVEEMASRGYVAATVEYDNATFGTCSTLESRARCIFDSTRSTSAINTVCSRAKADCSKGVVVAGFSQGSIMAILAKNHDSRVQAAYGLGAGVAYSIYDLRSCVANGNRALPSDRLRVVNGENDAFMGSTELTVRSQIQEMTGLSCPLATSCFRSNNSGWYIVENSEASDGIADHCYMRQGSCVGLTLDQKWRAGTYGWSLRTNLNWLTQFTQP
- a CDS encoding IclR family transcriptional regulator codes for the protein MLRFSDLPVPLKDSAAPDVGLLHDPDEEEAKDRQFVTALARGLEVLRAFTPHTPLLGNRELAASTGLPKPTISRLTHTLTRLGYLKYSERLGKYQLGTGVLSLGYAALSSMNARQMARPLMQEMADQVNAMVSLGTRDRLSMVYVEHCRSSSAVTVRLDVGSRIPLATTAMGRALLAALPELEQQVMMERIARQDPDQWPRLRAGIEQALEEYRTHGFTLSVGEWTSDVNAVGVALIPPDGGHILAFNCGGPSSQLSRERLMSEIGPRLVDLVRDVKAGLLRR
- a CDS encoding hemerythrin domain-containing protein, with the protein product MDAISLLKHDHETIRKLFKRYEALKHGGDLGKKQELSRRIILELSIHAAIEEQVFYPSVKAHDSGWTERIDEALEEHRVAKWELAALQRMVPDDPRFDARFTVLVQNVLHHIEEEEKGLFASLHRTFAREELNAMADALALAKRTVPTHPHPMLPDEPPGNLVMPLVAVFDRSRDLVTELVERSLAWVRQLVQGGRGRAKEVGAEAQRWTFEAPGRALKVSSDVLEETQDVARGATRSARRMAEQAVSDAATRMGNGESRRNGSSVHRAKASQARRPQEIVSRQTSVAAGKTARKRSTSGRGNSAGKSSPRA
- a CDS encoding SAM-dependent methyltransferase, producing the protein MNLQDRLKALTDLLRPWSELWSRSILQNWPESGAAYLESWLPYAESLDEEGERRLDDGELPGEPPRSLHSLVLSLRELTALPWHEGIQRLTTADAQGLNAKKAHEIERVLALLGPRTKTIRQAVDIGGGMGHLARLCVRTFDWTFHSIDRDAALQEKGRDWLRRARTLPREKLCFIHSSVEDRPQSEIDPLFSGQDRVSIGLHTCGPLALTQIRKSQKAGLLLNFGCCYDQMDAARDYPVSRFGKAHALPITRRALFLATRGRHHKTEAEFALMKRVNAQRFALDLLLRRKFPALGFVRAGDAPKALYAGSFAAYARDRLERLQLDVGMTEAELNSFELSARSETRRIFLCHLLRDRFARALELVILLDRALLLEEMGFQVELLQVFEPRLSPRNIALIASRAD